One genomic window of Bacillus mycoides includes the following:
- the nuoB gene encoding NADH-quinone oxidoreductase subunit NuoB, producing the protein MVINFEELHPRDRAELERNIFFSTLEQLKGWARSNSLWPMTFGLACCAIEMMGVGSSHYDLDRFGSFFRTSPRQSDVMIVSGTVTKKMAPIVRRLYDQMPEPKWVIAMGSCATAGGPYVNSYAVVKGVDQIVPVDVYIPGCPPNPAALIYGINKLKEKIRYEARTGKQVTNK; encoded by the coding sequence ATGGTTATAAATTTTGAGGAATTACACCCGCGGGATCGAGCGGAATTAGAAAGAAATATCTTTTTTTCTACATTGGAACAGTTGAAGGGATGGGCGCGGAGCAACTCTTTATGGCCGATGACATTTGGACTGGCATGCTGTGCGATTGAAATGATGGGAGTAGGCTCATCACATTACGATTTAGATCGATTTGGGTCATTTTTTCGGACTTCACCAAGACAATCAGATGTCATGATTGTGTCAGGAACGGTAACGAAGAAAATGGCGCCTATTGTTCGGCGCTTATATGATCAAATGCCTGAACCAAAGTGGGTAATTGCGATGGGGTCTTGTGCAACAGCCGGTGGTCCGTATGTGAATTCGTATGCTGTTGTGAAAGGTGTAGATCAAATTGTACCAGTTGATGTGTATATTCCTGGATGCCCTCCAAATCCTGCTGCTTTAATTTATGGAATTAATAAATTAAAAGAAAAAATTCGTTACGAGGCGAGGACCGGGAAGCAGGTGACGAATAAATGA
- a CDS encoding DUF975 family protein produces the protein MIGEMKREALHSLKGKWGLGVGSTILYFILSYVVSMAAMLILLIPGLIIFFLFAGLTGSLEEETISIGAGVTFGIFYCIMIILSNASYGITSYGYTNVLLQISKRDSAKVDHLFEGFRGFKRMMKTMWAMLAILLYTGTWIPMLLLGLFAFLGEEGNTSFAIAFFVLLAISIVGMIVMYFSYAMTYYVMIENPDYSVSQAMKESKNLMKGHKLDLFLLWLSFIGWAILAILTLGIGFLWLSPYVGTTTAHFYRYIAKGELQ, from the coding sequence ATGATCGGTGAAATGAAACGAGAAGCGTTGCACTCTTTAAAGGGAAAATGGGGACTAGGTGTTGGATCAACGATTTTATATTTTATTTTAAGTTATGTTGTTTCAATGGCCGCAATGCTTATACTTTTAATTCCAGGACTTATTATATTTTTCTTATTCGCTGGTTTAACAGGCTCACTTGAAGAGGAAACAATATCAATCGGAGCAGGTGTTACATTTGGGATCTTTTATTGCATAATGATCATTTTGAGTAATGCATCATACGGTATTACATCATACGGTTATACGAATGTATTGCTACAAATTAGCAAACGAGACAGTGCAAAAGTAGATCACTTATTTGAAGGGTTTCGTGGTTTTAAAAGAATGATGAAAACAATGTGGGCAATGCTTGCGATTTTGTTATATACAGGTACATGGATTCCGATGTTGTTACTAGGTTTATTCGCGTTTTTGGGTGAAGAAGGGAATACGTCGTTTGCAATTGCTTTCTTCGTATTATTAGCTATTTCAATTGTCGGCATGATTGTAATGTATTTTTCTTATGCGATGACGTATTATGTGATGATTGAAAATCCAGATTATAGCGTTTCACAGGCGATGAAAGAAAGTAAGAATCTTATGAAGGGACATAAACTAGATTTATTTCTTCTATGGCTTAGCTTCATAGGGTGGGCTATTTTAGCGATTCTTACTCTTGGAATAGGGTTTCTTTGGCTTAGTCCATATGTAGGTACAACGACAGCACATTTTTATCGCTATATTGCAAAAGGTGAATTGCAGTAG
- the nuoD gene encoding NADH-quinone oxidoreductase subunit NuoD, producing MIRTEEMLLNVGPQHPSTHGVFRLVIKIDGEIIKEATPVIGYLHRGTEKIAESLQYTQIIPYTDRMDYLSAMTNNYVLCHAVETMMDLEIPERAEYLRVLAMELGRVASHLVWWGTNLLDIGAVSPFLYAFREREMIINLLTELCGARLTFNYMRVGGVKWDAPDGWIEKVKEFVPYMREQLAGYHDLVSGNEIFLNRVKGVGVYNAEEAISYSLSGANLRCTGVKWDLRKDEPYSIYDRFDFDVPVGGVGDAWDRYVCRMEEIEESLKIIEQAAEQFPKDGAVLAKVPKIIKAPKGEAFVRIESPRGEIGCYIASDGKKEPYRLKFRRPSFYNLQILPKLLKGENIANLITILGGVDIVLGEVDG from the coding sequence GTGATCCGTACGGAAGAGATGCTCTTAAATGTAGGACCGCAACATCCGAGTACACATGGTGTGTTTCGGCTTGTAATTAAGATTGACGGAGAAATTATTAAAGAGGCTACACCAGTTATTGGATATTTGCATCGCGGAACAGAAAAGATTGCTGAGAGCTTGCAATATACGCAAATTATCCCGTATACAGATCGAATGGACTATTTATCAGCAATGACGAATAATTACGTCCTTTGCCATGCTGTAGAGACGATGATGGATCTTGAGATTCCGGAGCGTGCTGAATATTTACGGGTGCTTGCGATGGAACTTGGGAGAGTTGCGAGTCATCTCGTCTGGTGGGGAACGAACTTGCTTGATATAGGAGCGGTTAGCCCGTTTCTATACGCCTTTCGTGAACGAGAGATGATTATAAATTTATTAACTGAATTGTGCGGTGCAAGGCTTACTTTCAACTATATGAGAGTCGGCGGCGTGAAGTGGGATGCGCCAGACGGCTGGATTGAAAAGGTGAAAGAGTTTGTTCCATATATGAGAGAGCAATTGGCAGGTTACCACGATCTCGTTAGCGGAAATGAAATTTTCTTAAATCGTGTGAAAGGCGTTGGCGTATATAACGCCGAAGAGGCGATTTCATATTCTTTAAGCGGAGCGAATTTACGGTGCACGGGGGTAAAATGGGATCTTCGTAAAGATGAGCCGTATTCTATTTATGATCGTTTTGACTTTGATGTTCCTGTTGGGGGCGTGGGAGATGCTTGGGATCGCTACGTTTGCCGGATGGAGGAAATTGAGGAGTCATTGAAAATTATTGAGCAAGCAGCCGAGCAGTTCCCGAAAGACGGCGCTGTACTGGCGAAAGTCCCGAAAATTATTAAGGCACCTAAGGGAGAAGCATTCGTCCGTATAGAGTCACCACGCGGGGAGATTGGCTGTTATATTGCTAGTGATGGAAAGAAAGAGCCGTACCGTTTGAAATTTCGTAGACCGTCTTTTTATAATTTGCAAATCCTACCGAAATTATTGAAAGGTGAAAATATCGCCAATTTAATTACGATTTTAGGTGGGGTTGATATTGTACTTGGGGAGGTTGACGGCTAA
- a CDS encoding DUF975 family protein, producing MISDLKGEALDSLEGKWGLAVGATLLISILTSVFSFSIQFILSQVWEWKEVNSSLSIEVITILLVGPLTLGGYCLALHIIREKEARIGHIFRWFTEGSKFIKSFLLYIVVNIYIFLWCLLFIIPGIIKSFSYAMTYFIINDHPEYSINQAITESRRMMAGHKMEYFILCLSFIGWFILSCITLGIGFLWLIPYFYTTAAAFYEEIAEEYYEKKIPTL from the coding sequence ATGATTAGTGATTTAAAAGGAGAAGCGCTAGATTCACTAGAAGGAAAATGGGGCTTAGCTGTTGGGGCAACATTACTTATTTCGATTCTTACTTCAGTTTTTAGTTTTAGTATTCAGTTCATTCTCTCTCAGGTTTGGGAGTGGAAAGAAGTGAATAGCTCACTTTCAATAGAGGTTATTACAATATTGCTGGTGGGGCCTTTAACGCTGGGGGGTTATTGTTTAGCGCTACATATAATTCGTGAAAAAGAAGCGCGTATTGGGCATATATTCAGATGGTTTACAGAAGGAAGTAAGTTTATAAAGTCATTTTTATTATATATAGTAGTAAACATTTATATTTTCTTATGGTGCTTACTATTTATTATTCCAGGCATTATTAAATCATTTTCTTATGCGATGACGTATTTTATTATAAATGATCATCCTGAGTATTCAATAAATCAAGCTATTACAGAAAGTCGTCGTATGATGGCTGGACATAAGATGGAGTATTTCATTTTATGTTTAAGTTTTATTGGTTGGTTTATATTAAGTTGTATTACATTAGGGATTGGATTTTTATGGTTGATTCCATATTTTTATACAACAGCAGCAGCTTTTTACGAAGAGATTGCAGAGGAATATTACGAAAAAAAAATTCCAACACTTTAA
- a CDS encoding putative bifunctional diguanylate cyclase/phosphodiesterase, whose product MKKQTHVSILISIALLYITIHYVSMPFLYEYALPFQILTGISTILIDITICSYIFYFSNMKQGLARLFWMILTIGSFSYFIGDIVVSYQRLILHDYYTFVDPSDFFYLLFLISFAFAFLYEIIYGRDLLEQLFTICDICIIVTAQFTLSYYLLIERTIHIFTTSYIDMFVQLTYPMADLLFLLIGINLLFRPLFLLPKQVGALLGSSLILYATTDAIYAYIKYFQPEHSMFTVAPLYQVTLVLVAIACILHTKEPEKQEQVLLTPQVGESIRLSLPYISVVMLIVFILVENVFAPIVVIGLIVTFAFVLIRHTLVRRQNKILLLAQMQFSLELEKQIELRTEDLVEQKNELYHNQQMFKSLYEHHPDPIFTLDLYGNFLNVNNAGTTLLGYQTNELLNQPYYSLMYEEDLEEIINAFRHVKKGKSISLEIRAYHKNRDIYYLHVTAVPIFLKEHISGAYLMIKDITESKHQQEQINFLAYHDTLTELANRRSFHQQLEEAIARAQISKRPFAVMFLDLDRFKVINDTLGHRVGDLLLIAVAKRLERISTQNMKLARLAGDEFTILIENYQKRTDVKRIADMIVVAMNEPFEIENQHLRISPSIGIAIYPEAGEDPLSILQHADMAMYEAKNKGKNRSSLYTKELYKKMERKARIEKDLPLALVNNEFYLVYQPQIDTTTNKIIGAEALIRWKHPLLGDISPCEFIPIVEETPQVIPLGHWVLQESCRQLKIWQSFGYTNLKMSVNLSAKEFTQNQFIENISRILKDVKIDPKDVTLELTERIAMIDEKETLSRLKQLKEYGIQTSLDDFGTGYSSLAYLSIFPIDTLKVPKEFTQLADHRPEERAIVSTILSLANTLNLSVVAEGIETEKQLKFLQKNNCKYMQGYYFSKPLTSKQFIKFLQKTPSMNQ is encoded by the coding sequence ATGAAAAAACAAACACATGTAAGTATTCTAATAAGCATTGCATTGTTGTATATAACTATTCATTACGTATCAATGCCTTTTTTATATGAATACGCACTTCCATTTCAAATATTAACTGGAATAAGTACCATATTAATTGATATTACAATTTGTAGTTATATATTTTACTTTTCCAATATGAAACAAGGGTTAGCTCGTTTATTTTGGATGATATTAACTATCGGATCTTTCTCTTATTTTATCGGCGATATAGTAGTTTCTTATCAACGCTTAATTTTGCATGACTACTATACATTCGTTGATCCATCAGACTTTTTTTACTTATTATTTTTAATTAGCTTTGCATTTGCCTTTCTATATGAAATTATTTATGGCCGAGACTTATTGGAGCAGCTTTTTACGATATGTGATATTTGTATTATTGTTACAGCTCAATTTACTTTAAGCTACTATTTGCTTATTGAAAGAACCATTCATATTTTTACAACATCATATATCGACATGTTTGTTCAACTCACGTATCCAATGGCTGATTTACTCTTTCTTTTAATAGGAATCAACCTCTTATTCAGGCCATTATTCTTACTACCAAAACAAGTTGGTGCTCTTCTTGGCAGCTCTTTAATTTTGTATGCTACTACGGATGCTATTTATGCTTATATCAAATACTTCCAGCCCGAGCACTCTATGTTCACAGTTGCCCCATTATATCAAGTAACCCTAGTATTAGTAGCAATCGCTTGTATACTTCACACAAAAGAGCCTGAAAAACAAGAACAAGTATTACTAACACCTCAAGTGGGTGAATCAATCCGATTATCATTACCGTATATTTCTGTAGTGATGCTTATTGTTTTTATATTGGTCGAAAATGTTTTTGCACCTATAGTAGTAATTGGACTTATAGTAACTTTCGCCTTCGTTCTCATACGCCATACGTTAGTTCGAAGACAAAATAAAATATTATTGCTAGCACAAATGCAATTCAGCTTAGAACTCGAGAAACAAATCGAACTACGTACAGAAGATTTAGTAGAACAAAAAAATGAGTTATATCATAACCAACAAATGTTTAAATCTTTATACGAGCATCATCCAGATCCAATTTTCACATTAGATTTGTACGGTAATTTCCTCAATGTGAACAACGCTGGAACTACTTTACTCGGTTATCAAACGAATGAATTATTAAACCAACCATACTATTCACTTATGTATGAAGAAGATTTGGAAGAGATCATTAATGCCTTTCGTCACGTTAAAAAAGGGAAATCTATTTCTTTAGAAATACGGGCATATCATAAAAATAGAGATATTTACTACTTGCATGTTACAGCTGTTCCCATCTTTTTAAAGGAACATATTTCTGGGGCCTATTTAATGATTAAAGATATTACAGAAAGCAAGCATCAACAAGAACAAATTAATTTCCTAGCATATCACGATACTTTAACGGAACTTGCAAATCGCCGTTCATTTCATCAGCAGTTAGAAGAAGCAATTGCACGAGCACAAATATCGAAAAGACCTTTTGCTGTTATGTTTCTAGACCTAGATCGCTTTAAAGTTATTAATGATACACTCGGTCACCGGGTAGGAGATCTCTTATTAATTGCAGTAGCAAAAAGGCTCGAACGAATATCAACACAGAATATGAAACTTGCTCGACTAGCTGGGGATGAGTTCACAATCCTTATCGAAAATTATCAAAAAAGGACAGATGTAAAAAGGATAGCTGATATGATTGTAGTAGCCATGAACGAACCATTCGAAATCGAAAATCAACATTTACGAATCTCACCTAGTATCGGGATTGCCATATACCCTGAAGCAGGAGAAGACCCACTATCTATTTTACAACATGCCGATATGGCCATGTATGAGGCAAAAAATAAAGGGAAAAATCGTAGCTCTCTTTACACGAAAGAACTATATAAGAAAATGGAACGTAAAGCTCGAATCGAAAAAGATTTGCCACTCGCTTTAGTAAACAACGAATTTTATCTCGTCTATCAACCACAAATTGATACGACAACAAATAAAATTATCGGTGCTGAAGCATTAATACGTTGGAAACATCCACTATTAGGTGACATTTCACCATGTGAGTTCATTCCAATTGTGGAAGAGACTCCGCAGGTCATCCCACTTGGACATTGGGTGCTACAAGAATCTTGTCGTCAACTAAAAATATGGCAAAGTTTTGGATACACAAACTTAAAAATGAGTGTCAATTTATCAGCGAAAGAATTTACACAAAATCAATTCATCGAAAATATTTCACGAATACTAAAGGACGTAAAGATTGACCCGAAAGATGTAACACTTGAACTAACAGAACGAATTGCGATGATTGATGAAAAGGAAACATTATCGAGACTAAAGCAATTAAAAGAATATGGTATTCAAACGTCCCTTGATGACTTCGGTACCGGCTACTCTTCTCTTGCTTATTTATCAATTTTCCCTATCGATACATTAAAGGTACCAAAAGAATTTACACAACTAGCCGATCATCGACCTGAAGAGAGAGCCATCGTTTCCACTATCCTTTCTCTTGCAAATACTTTAAATCTCTCTGTCGTTGCTGAAGGAATTGAAACAGAAAAACAGCTTAAGTTTCTGCAAAAAAACAACTGTAAATACATGCAAGGTTACTATTTCAGTAAACCTCTAACGAGTAAACAGTTTATAAAATTTTTACAAAAAACACCCAGTATGAACCAATAG
- a CDS encoding NADH-quinone oxidoreductase subunit C, giving the protein MSDPNKDLESMKREAARHAKEEARKRLAAKHEAEMSKLEGEHREKEKALPKDKGINVEEAKAKAAAAAKAKAAALAKQKREGNEGVTDEEKVKAKAKAAAAAKAKAAALAKQKREGNEEVTDEEKVKAKAKAAAAAKAKAAAAKAKAAALAKQKREGNEEVTDEEKVKAKAKAAAAAKAKAAALAKQKREGNEEVTDEEKVKAKAKAVAAAKAKAAALAKAKASQGDGDSGDDKAKAIAAAKAKAAAAARAKGAVNKIEDEPQQEEPSVNQPYLNRYVEIVKEKIGEYALVDSYINKLSKDVPTLVVEPSKYYEVMELLRFHEGLAFDYMSELHATDFVTHMEVYVHLFSYGKKQSVAVKVKLDREAPQVESVTPLWKGADWPEREAYDLLGIVFEGHPNLSRILMPDDWVGYPLRKDYEPYDVEV; this is encoded by the coding sequence ATGAGTGATCCAAATAAAGACTTAGAAAGTATGAAAAGAGAAGCAGCCCGTCATGCGAAAGAGGAAGCGCGAAAACGTCTTGCTGCGAAACATGAGGCGGAAATGTCTAAACTTGAAGGAGAACATCGAGAAAAAGAGAAAGCGCTACCAAAAGATAAGGGGATTAATGTAGAAGAAGCGAAGGCGAAAGCCGCAGCAGCCGCCAAAGCGAAAGCAGCGGCATTAGCGAAGCAAAAGCGAGAAGGAAACGAAGGAGTAACGGATGAAGAAAAAGTCAAAGCGAAGGCGAAAGCCGCAGCAGCCGCCAAAGCAAAAGCAGCGGCATTAGCGAAGCAGAAGCGAGAAGGAAACGAAGAAGTAACGGACGAAGAAAAAGTCAAAGCGAAGGCGAAAGCCGCAGCAGCCGCCAAAGCGAAAGCAGCAGCCGCCAAAGCGAAAGCAGCGGCATTAGCGAAGCAAAAACGAGAAGGGAACGAAGAAGTAACGGACGAAGAAAAAGTCAAAGCGAAGGCGAAAGCCGCAGCAGCCGCCAAAGCGAAAGCAGCGGCATTAGCGAAGCAGAAGCGAGAAGGAAACGAAGAAGTAACGGACGAAGAAAAAGTCAAAGCGAAGGCAAAGGCTGTAGCAGCTGCAAAAGCAAAAGCGGCAGCGTTGGCGAAAGCAAAAGCCTCACAAGGTGATGGGGATTCTGGAGATGACAAAGCGAAGGCAATTGCAGCCGCGAAAGCGAAAGCCGCTGCTGCGGCAAGGGCAAAGGGAGCTGTAAATAAGATAGAAGATGAACCGCAGCAGGAAGAACCATCAGTTAACCAACCATATTTAAATCGCTATGTGGAGATTGTTAAGGAGAAGATAGGGGAATATGCATTAGTAGATTCCTATATTAATAAGCTTTCAAAAGATGTTCCAACGCTTGTGGTGGAGCCTTCAAAATATTATGAAGTGATGGAATTGCTACGATTCCATGAGGGACTTGCTTTTGATTATATGTCAGAGCTACATGCGACGGATTTTGTGACACATATGGAAGTGTATGTTCATTTATTTTCATATGGAAAGAAACAGTCAGTAGCAGTGAAGGTAAAGCTGGATAGGGAAGCGCCGCAAGTAGAATCGGTGACGCCGCTTTGGAAAGGGGCAGATTGGCCGGAGCGTGAAGCGTATGATTTGCTCGGTATTGTATTTGAAGGTCATCCTAATTTATCTCGCATTTTAATGCCAGATGATTGGGTAGGGTATCCGCTTAGGAAAGATTATGAACCGTATGATGTGGAGGTGTAG
- the nuoA gene encoding NADH-quinone oxidoreductase subunit NuoA — MASVYENSYMIVLIFLLLGILLPVVALTLGKMLRPNKPSAAKATTYESGIEPFHDANIRFHARYYIFALLFVIFDVETLFLYPWAVAYDKLGLFALIEMLIFVVMLLVGLAYAWKKKVLQWL; from the coding sequence ATGGCAAGTGTATATGAAAATAGTTATATGATCGTTTTGATTTTCTTGCTATTAGGTATATTGCTGCCGGTAGTGGCTCTTACATTAGGAAAAATGCTGCGTCCAAATAAACCGAGTGCAGCGAAAGCGACGACGTATGAGAGTGGAATTGAGCCTTTTCATGATGCAAATATTCGGTTTCATGCTCGTTATTATATTTTCGCTTTATTGTTCGTCATCTTTGATGTAGAAACTTTATTTTTATACCCATGGGCTGTTGCATATGACAAGCTGGGTTTATTTGCACTGATTGAAATGCTCATTTTTGTTGTGATGTTGCTAGTTGGATTAGCGTATGCTTGGAAAAAGAAGGTGTTACAATGGTTATAA
- the nuoH gene encoding NADH-quinone oxidoreductase subunit NuoH, with protein sequence MIETLLQSPSSWTNFFIFFGLAVLLLFAVLGFVTYGILAERKVMGFMQGRIGPNQVGGRFGLLQTVADVLKLLLKEDSIPKAADKPLFILAPVIAFAPAFMVLAVIPFTDKFQFADIGVGLLYYIAVSGITTIGVVTGGWASNNKYSLLGGMRAAAQMISYEIPLVMSVIGVVLLAGSLNLNEIVAAQEKVWYIFAQPIGFVIFLIAAVAELNRTPFDLPEAESELVSGYHTEYSGFRWAFFMLSEYVYFFGMASLITVLFLGGWNPVMFLGFIPGAVWFALKFSSVVFLLIWFRVTFPRIRGDQLMEFGWKVLLPIALANIFLTALIKELFF encoded by the coding sequence ATGATTGAGACACTCTTACAATCACCTTCAAGCTGGACGAATTTCTTCATTTTTTTCGGGTTAGCGGTGCTTCTATTATTTGCAGTCCTTGGCTTCGTTACATACGGTATTTTGGCAGAACGGAAAGTGATGGGATTTATGCAAGGACGGATTGGGCCAAACCAAGTTGGGGGCCGGTTCGGTTTACTCCAAACGGTAGCTGATGTTTTGAAACTGTTATTAAAAGAAGATAGCATCCCGAAAGCTGCTGATAAACCGTTGTTTATATTAGCGCCTGTTATTGCATTCGCACCAGCATTTATGGTGCTTGCGGTTATCCCGTTTACTGATAAATTTCAGTTCGCGGATATTGGCGTAGGGTTACTGTATTACATTGCTGTTTCTGGGATTACGACGATCGGAGTTGTAACTGGGGGATGGGCATCAAATAATAAATATTCCCTTTTAGGAGGGATGCGTGCGGCGGCGCAAATGATTTCTTATGAGATTCCACTTGTGATGAGTGTAATTGGCGTCGTTTTGTTAGCTGGTAGCCTTAATTTAAATGAAATTGTAGCGGCGCAAGAGAAGGTATGGTACATTTTCGCACAGCCAATCGGTTTCGTCATTTTCTTAATCGCGGCAGTTGCAGAGTTAAATAGGACACCGTTTGATTTACCCGAAGCGGAGTCAGAACTTGTTTCAGGATACCATACGGAATATTCGGGGTTTCGCTGGGCGTTTTTCATGCTTTCAGAGTATGTATATTTCTTCGGAATGGCATCTTTAATTACAGTACTCTTTTTAGGCGGATGGAATCCAGTTATGTTCCTTGGATTTATTCCAGGAGCCGTATGGTTTGCTTTGAAATTCAGCAGTGTGGTCTTTCTATTAATTTGGTTCCGCGTTACGTTCCCGCGTATAAGAGGTGACCAGTTAATGGAGTTTGGCTGGAAAGTATTATTACCGATCGCGCTTGCAAATATTTTCTTAACGGCATTGATTAAGGAGCTATTCTTCTAA
- the atpC gene encoding F0F1 ATP synthase subunit epsilon has translation MKTFPVSIVTPDGPVYEKEVEMVSVKAESGEMGILPGHIPTVAPLKISAVRLKHDGHTDYVAVSGGFIEVRPDKVTVLSSSAEEANHIDIHRANESKRRAEQRMQEKQAHVDFRRAEMALQRAVNRLNVSDMK, from the coding sequence ATGAAGACATTTCCAGTCAGTATTGTAACTCCTGATGGACCGGTTTACGAAAAAGAAGTAGAAATGGTAAGTGTAAAAGCAGAGAGTGGGGAAATGGGGATCTTACCAGGTCACATTCCAACTGTTGCACCGTTAAAAATTAGTGCAGTTCGTCTGAAACATGATGGGCACACTGATTATGTAGCAGTAAGCGGTGGCTTTATCGAAGTTCGTCCAGATAAAGTAACTGTATTATCATCATCTGCTGAAGAAGCAAACCATATCGACATCCATCGTGCAAATGAATCGAAACGTCGCGCTGAGCAACGTATGCAAGAGAAACAAGCACATGTTGACTTTAGACGTGCAGAAATGGCCTTGCAGCGTGCTGTGAACCGTTTAAACGTTTCTGATATGAAGTAA
- the nuoI gene encoding NADH-quinone oxidoreductase subunit NuoI, with the protein MKGLFKGLKYTLSNLSKKKVTYDYPNQPLPLPDRFRGIQKFYPEKCIVCNQCSNICPTDCIQLTGKKHPDPTKKGKIIDTYDINFEICILCDLCTEVCPTEAIVMTNNFELAEYSRDDLFKNLQWLDENDENVRKENKA; encoded by the coding sequence ATGAAAGGACTATTTAAAGGGTTAAAATATACGCTTAGTAATTTGAGTAAGAAAAAGGTGACGTATGATTATCCGAATCAACCGTTGCCATTACCAGACCGCTTTCGGGGTATTCAAAAGTTTTATCCAGAGAAATGTATTGTCTGTAATCAGTGTTCCAACATTTGTCCGACAGATTGCATTCAATTAACGGGAAAAAAACATCCTGATCCCACGAAAAAAGGAAAAATTATCGACACGTACGATATTAATTTTGAAATTTGTATTCTTTGCGATTTATGTACAGAAGTTTGCCCGACAGAGGCGATTGTAATGACAAATAACTTTGAACTCGCAGAGTATTCACGTGATGATTTATTTAAAAATTTGCAGTGGCTTGACGAGAACGACGAGAACGTCAGGAAGGAGAATAAAGCATGA